Below is a genomic region from Spirosoma radiotolerans.
CAGGCCAAACCGCAGGTGATCCTTGATCAGACTCAGGTCGAACGTAAACACGGGTTTAAACAGCTTACGCCCATACAGCAACTGAAGAACCGACTTAATGGCCTGTTGCGCCAGTTGCCCATACATCAGCGACAATTCAGCGTAGCCGTTATAGGCCAGCAGAATGGTTACGCTGCTGCCGAAAACGGTTCCGGCAATGTCGATGCTGGCAACCGCCTTGAACTGAAGCTCTTTCTGAAGCAGAAACAGATAGATCTGCCCCACATAAACGATACTGAAATAAAGCGACGACAGTTTGATAACCTGCTCCAGTCGGGGTTCTTTGTAATAGGCCACCACCAGCGGCCAGCTAAAAAAAACAACGACACCAATCAGTAAGCCCAGGATCAGGTTGAGCAGGTAAATGGTCGATAATACCCGCCGGTCTTCCTCCTGCTTGTAGATGATGGAATTGGAAAATCCGAGGTTGGCAAAAATGCTGAAGAAAGCGATCATCAACGTACTCACACTGACAATCCCGAACACCGACGGTTCCAGCAACCGAGCCAGAATGGCAACCTGCCCAAACTGAAAGACGGTGGAAATGGCGGTGGACATACTCATCCATTTGCCACCGCTTAGTGCCTGCTGTTTCTGACTCATTTGGGTTGCCGGTCAAGTACTTTTTCTGGGGTGCCGGAGGCACCAGGTACCACCAGATTAGGCTCGGTATAGCGCTTGGTGCGCACCAGCCCCTGTTCGATATCGCCCAGCGTTGGCGCATCCGTATCGCCACCCTCCACTTTATTGAGCGCGATGAGCATCGGGTGTCGAACCCCTTTGGCGTAGAGCCCAAACAATTCCCGATCCCGACGTCCCCAGAGTGTGTGCACCGTCAGCACCATGAGCGACACGGCACTCTGGTTGACCAGGTACAGCGGTATGGGGCTTCCAACGAGCGCGGGCAATTCAAGAATGATCTTGTTCACCGTACTCATCAGCGGCATGTCACCATTGATCATCAACTCTTCCGGCTCCCGCACATTCATAAAATTAGGATGCATCTCGTAAGGCAGAAAAACGATATTATCCTGTTCAAATGACTTGTCCGTTTCGGTCAGCCGTGGGTAGAAATAAGCCACCTTCTCGCCCGACTCCGCATACATTCGGGCCAGCCCGTGTGCACACCAGGTTTTCCCCTGCTTCGAGCGCATACTGAATATTGTGATCAGGGGCGCGTGGTCTGAGAGTCGCCGGTGCTCGATCTCAATATTGATAGCGTTCCCCAGTTGGTCGAACATCCCGACCGCAGCCCGGCTGGCCCGCGAATTGGCGGCAAACTTCTTGACCAGCGGAAACACCGCCGTCATAGGCTTCTCCAGGACCTGTTCAGCCTGCTCCAGGGAGTTGATTCGCTTATCGACCCAGAACCGGATGGCAGCCAGCAGTAACGCAACCACCAGGCCGGCACCAGCCGCAATGGCAGTGAACAGCAGCCGTTTGGGCAGTTGCGCCGATAGTGGAAAAGCGGGCGGGTCCAGCACCGATAACGACCCGTCGATGCTAATGTCCTGCCGATGCGTAGTAGCCTGATTCAGCGACTGCACCAGGCTCAGGTATTCTTTTTCGGCAATATCCATGTCGCGGGTCAGTTGACGCTGTTCCGATTCCAGTGGGGTAAACGTCGTGGATTCAGCCTGGTAATCGTCCAATCGTTTTTTGACGACGCCCATCCGGGCTCCAGACTCTTCATACTCCAGCACTTTGGTCAGCCATTCATTCACCAGTTTTAGTTTTGGAACAGACTCCGACCCGTTATCGGCCGCAAAGTAATTCTGGGCAATCTGCTTCAGCTCGTCCGATGCCTGATTGATTTTAGCCTGGTATTTATCCAGAACAGCCTGTGGCTGGCCATTGGTCCGGGCCGTAATCATCTGCGATTCAGCCGCGGTTAATTCAGCCTGTTTGTCGGTCAGCGCGGTATTGATCTTGAGTAAACTACCACCCTGAGTCATCCGCTGATTCAGTGCATTCATAGCTGCTTTGGCAGCCTGGTTTCTCATGACCTCCTGGTTATATTCAGCCACCAGAGCCTCCCTGGTAACGGAGCGCGTTTTCAGTTCCTCTTCAAAATTCAGCACGTTATGCTGCACATTGAATGCCTTCAGCTTAGCCTCCGCGTTATCCAGCAACCGTTTGGCCTCTTTCGCTTTGTTTTCGTAATAACCAACTACGGGATTGGTCTCACCCCGTTTCAGAGCAGTATACCGTTGGTTAAGTTCACTGATGGCCAGTTTCAACGTTTGCTCAACCACGGCGGGGTCGTCCCCTTCATACTCCAGGTCCAGCATGTCACTGCCACTCCTTCGGTTTGCCTTCAGTTTTTTTCCAATGACATCGGCGGAGTAATAGGTATCGGACCCGATCAATAGCTGCCGGACCGGATTATCTGTCGAGCTTTTCGCCAGACTATCGAGCCGCGTACGGGTATAGGCCAGGTCGCCGGGACGGAGCAATGACTGCCGAAAACTGGCTGGAATGGCCCCTTGTAGCATCTGAAAATTGGCCGCCGAAAGCTCCCGTTCCGATGGCTTGGTAAGTTGCAGGTGCTCTGCCAGCAGGTTCAGGCCAACATAATACAGCGTCTGGTTAGACGTCAGCGTGGTCAGAATATTGTCGAAAGCATTACTGACCGCCGAATAATCTGTCTGAAAACCCTCCTGCGCCGACCGCAGGGTATAGCCTGACGTTAGGCCGGTATACAGCGTGGCCTTGGTTTTGTATACTTTGGTTTCATTACGCATGAAGTAATATACCGTTCCCCCAGCCAGGCAGGGAAATAGAATGAACCAGATAAGATGCTGTTTCAGGAGCCGAACAAGTCCTTGAATAGTCATGATTAATTGCGTTTCAGTTGATGAATAGGCACCCCAACGAATAACTCCAGTGCGTATATACTTTTGACAAACGAGGTCTTTGCCTGCTCGACGGTCGATCGGGTTTCGGCGTAACGGTTACTGTTAAAGGAGTGCGCTTCAGGCGTAATCTTTCCTTTTTGTAATTCTACCTCCGCAATCCGGAAAGAAGCCAGCGATGCTTGATCATCCCGCAGACGGATTTGCAGAATGCGCTGGGCCAGAATCAGATCCTGGTATAAGTTGAATACGTCCCGTTTCAAGAGAATCTCAGCCGTGCGACGGCGTTCCAGTGTGGCTTCGTAGTTGGCCTGGGCCAAGCGGATCTGTTGTGACCGCCCAAACAAATCATGAATACTGATGGCTACGTTGACCCCGGCGCGGTACCCATTGGATATTTGCCCCAACTGATCCGTGACGTTTGTTCCTGTTGACAGGATGGCCTGATTACCCGTCGAGTAATTGGCATAGCCCGTAAAGTTCTGCAACACCTGCAACTTGGCTAAGCGGTAGGCAGCGGCCTGCGAGTTCGCCACGGCCCCTTCAAATTTTACGGATGGGGCGTAGGCCAGCGCCAGCTTGAAGATTTCTTCGAACGGAATAAGCTGAACAGCAATATCCTTATTAAAATCAAACCCCAGACTATCCGTAGATAATCCGTCGGCCGGTGTAATGACTGGCTTGGCCGATACGGGTGCGGGCGTTGCCACTTGTCCGTACATAGCGGTTGCCGCTGTAGCCCACAGCCCCAGGCCCAGCAGCCATTGACGAATAAATTGACGAAAACGATTCATTAACCAGGTAGTAAAGTCGTACGTTATAGCGTGTGTCGGTTTATTATTGAACTAGTTGTTCCTGTTTCCAGGCCTTGGGTACATGCTGAATCACCGCATCGAATTCCCTGGCCCGTTGTTCCCAGGAGTTCGCCTGTGCCATGTCGACGCGTTGCCGGATGCGCTCCTCTTCGGTGTCGGCCAGTGCCCGCCGGAGCGCGTCGACAAAGCGATCGGGGCGGTCAGCCAACTCAATAATTCCGGCAAATTCATCCAGTATCGAGAATGGCGTTGAAACAACCGGCAACCCGGCGGCCAGGTATTCGTTGATCTTAAGCGGATAAATGGTATAGGTATGCTTGTTGCACACAAACGGAATGATGCCGACACTGAATTTTGCCAGCAACGGCGGTAATTCGGCGGGCTGGTGGGGTGGAATGAATTGCACGTTCGGGAAGGGAGCCAACCGTTCGGTCAACGTTGGGTCATGAACCTCACCAATGAACTGAAACTCGACATCCGGCATTTTTTCCGCACAGTACGCCATCAATTCCGCATCAATCCGGTTATCAGCCGAGCCCAGATAGCCAACAACGGGCTTTGTCGGTGGCTGTTGTTGTGCCAATTGCCGGGTGCGATTAAACAGTTCGAAATTGGCGCCGTTCTTAACGCAAAACGTCCTGGGTTGCAGCCGTGACTTATCCTCTCGCAAGGCTTCGGAGGTCGTTACAACGGCATCGACACGCCGGATAAATTCGTCTTCGTAGCGGTCGCCATGCTTACTCATCCAATCACCGGCCGCCGTGATCTCATCGAAACAATAATAGATCGTAGCACACTCATTCAGCTTGCCCAGCAAGGGCAGACCAATGACGGGATTGTAGGCATTGATGATCAGCGGCTTACGCATACCTAACTGACGCATGACTGCCCGCAGGCTGCTGCCTAGCCGGTTGGTATTCCAACGGAGTAGACGATCGTGTGCGGCCGCCGGCAGCCAGTTGATTGGTAGCATCAGGGGCGGATTCCAGACATACAGCTCGCCACCATGCTTTGTCGAAATTTTGGTTAATGGGGTGTTGAGCCGCAGGGTTTCCCGAATCGGCATCTCCTTCCGACCAGCCGCCAGATCTTTAGCGGTATACATATAATCGACAAAGAGCACCCGATGACGAGCGGATAATTCGGTCATTAGCTGCACTACGGCCTTCTGAAAATCGCCCGTCCAAGGTGTCTGGGTCAGGCAGATAATACTGTCAAATTGCTCCATAGGGTTTAGGCTTTACGAGTAGGCGTTCTTCATTGACGGGACCGGACAGGGCAGGGCGGGTATCCCACCGATTGCAGGAAGCAACCAGCATGGTACTGATGAATACAATGCTACTAGTTGGAAACTGGCCCAGCACAGGATTGGAATAGCCCATAATGGCCATACCGACAAACTCGGCCAGAAAGGCATACATGACCTTAATCATCCAGGGATCTTTCAGTTGCCAGACCCGGTACACACCTATGCCGGCAAGGCCGACAAGCATGGCGATGTACAGGGCGACCCCTACCCGCCCGGTTTCGATCCAAAGTTCAACGTACCAGCTATCTGGCGGAATCTGGGACGCCCAATGCCAGGGCGAGAACCGGGCTCCCATGTCCGTTGAGGTGCCGATGCCTGCGCCAAAGGGCAGATCGGCCAGATAAGCTTTCAACTTCGCCTGATTCTGGAGACGAAGAATAAACGAGGGATCATTCATGGGTGTCATTGCCGAGCGCATGCGCTGCACCTGATAGTTTGAGCTTCCCACGCTGGTATACATCAGGAGCAAAAACAGCGGAACGGATAAAACCATACCGATTACCAGCTTCAGGACATCGCGCTTGAGCAGCAGGTAAAACGCAAAGCCCCCTACCATGACGAATAGCGCACTGCGCGTTCCTGAAATGGCATATCCCCAGAAATAAACCAGTGTAAGGGCCGTGTAGGCTATTTTTTTGGGGAGCGTTTTTTCTTCAAAAACCCGAATGAGCGCCACCAGCGTCACCCCGGCCATTTCGCCCCCAAACTGAGCCGCGTCCGAATAGAACGAGAAGCAGCGGAGCTGACCAAAGAGCATGTGCGTTCGGGCATTGAAGCCACTATTCAGCCAGACGACTTCAGCGGGCGACAAGCCTATGTACTGTTGCTTGAATCCCCATAATGCCGCCATGAACGACCAGATCAGCCAGGTATTGACAAAAATCCGAACGTCCCGGCGAGTAAGCGGTATCACCAGCACCGCACAGGCCACGATAATCCAGTGTAGCGAAAAAGGGCGAACGTGAAAAAACCAGGCTGGCCGATACGGGGCTTCGGGGTTGATCAGTTCAATAACCGTGTACAAAAACCAGATGGCAATAAGGGCAAACGCGCCGGTGCGCAACCGGGTCCACTCCATCCGCTGACCATTCAAAAACAGGCTAAACAACGTCAGAAACAACAAGCCGTCAATGAGCAGGCCCACGGGAAGCTGAACCAGCAGAAATCGCGTAAACCCAATGATATAGCTTAGTTGCACATACAGGAACAGGCCCCAGCGCGGCTCCATGAATACCAGAATGACCAGTCCCAAGGCGATGGGTGCCACAATAGTCAGTACAGCCCCCGGTACACCCAGCTTACTCACAAAATAGCCTACAGCGATGGTGTAAATACCTCCGAGGAGCGTAAATAACCAGAACTGATTCGACCTGAGGTTGCTAGAGATAGAAATGGCAGATAGGGGCATGCTGATTCCGAATATTAGTTTGTCCGTGTCGTGTCACTAATTCGTTAACATCGCATCGAACGGCTTGGCTACGGGTGACGGTTTTCCTTCAGAATGGGTTTCGGTCACTTTATGCTTCAGATTCCAGATAACTGCATCGCTCACGGCTTTTAGGTAATCGGGTTGCCATCGAAGCGTGTACTGAAGGAGTGCCTTAGGCAGCGCCAGTCCAAAATAGTAGGTGTAAAAAACCAGCAGCGGCAGTGTTTCCACGTTCCGGCGCATGAACCACAGCCGGTTGCGTGTGTGGTAGTACACCTTCATGGGATTCTGCTTACCCACACTCATCGACTCGCGGTGATAGATCAGAGCTTCAGGTTGATAATAGATCTGGTATCCCGCCTTTCGTATCCGCATCGACCAGTCCAGTTCCTCATAATAGAGGAAAAAACTGTCGTCCAGGCTACCCACCCGGTCCAGTACCTCCCGGCTAACCAGCATGGCTGCTCCATGCGCAAAATGAGTGGGTTCGGCCCGATCGTATTGTCCCTGGTCAGGTTCCATCAGTCCAATGGCCCACGTTCGGCCCGTGTACTTGTTGAGCGGATAATAACCCGCATACTGGATAACATCCGGTTCATCGTAATACCGGATTTTAGGGCAGCAAACGCCAATCGTCGACTCCTGGAAGAAGGGTTTTATCAACTGTTCCAGGAGGTCAGGTGTAACAATGGTATCGTTATTAAGCAAAAAAAAATAGTCGCCCTTTGCCTGCTGAATCCCCAGGTTGTTTCCGCCGGAAAAGCCTAGATTTTCCGGACTGACGATTATACGGACATGGGGGTAGTTACCCGCCTTTATTCGTTCGGTTGGGTCTTCTACCGACCCATTATCGACAACAATAATCTCAAAATTGGGGTACGTAAGTTGCCGGGTTGATTCCAGCAGATCACAGGTTACCACCGCCTGGTTATAGTTGACCGTAATGAGGGATATGAGTGGTGTTGTATTTTTCCGTTCTATGTCTGCCATACTTTATACAGGTATCCATCCTGATCAGACGATTACCCCGGTTTTTGACATCTCAATTACATGCATATTAAAACCACCATAAATATAAACTCAATATTTACTTTTTCTAAGTAAAATAAACTAAATATATTTCATTTCATTCATTTACCAAAACCTAAGTGCTAAACTAGGCCAGTTGATGAAGGTATAGCTGAGAATAACTGGTGTTCTATTGTTGTGGAGAGAGTTGAATCGGCTGGGCTGACATTACGCCTTTTTACGTCATACCAACGCTAAAAAAGGTGAGCCACAAAGAACACAAAGGGTTCTTACTTCTTTTGGGAAGAGAACCCTTTGTGTTCTTTGTGGCTCTGTGGTTCAATAAAACTATAGTACCAAAGTCCCTCCTGATTGACTAATATGGTAATCAGACCATAAAATCGCTTGGTTAATTTTTCAGTACTTTTCGCAAAACCCGTTCGTCTCCCTGCTTTATTTCCAGCAGATAGTGTCCGGTAGGCAGTTGAGACAGGTCAATCTTACCTGAAAAATGGTCGCCCGTATTCGGGATAACCAACCGCTGGTACATCTGACCTGTTGCAGCACTGAAAACCCGTACGCGTATTGGGACTGTAGCCGCTCGCTCGGCCTGAATAGTCACAAAATCGACCGTTGGGTTAGGGTATACCTGGACGGACTCATCCAGGCTTTTTACGTCGGATGCTACGGCCTGCCGCGCATTGGGTGCGGCATTACCAGCTACTACAAACAGGGGCGTTTCTGTTACGGTCAGTTGTACTTTACCCTGGTTCGTCGTAACCACTTCCAGCGCCATATCATCACTGCCGGCCTTGGGGCGATAAATCCGGGCCTGTGTCGCATTACCCAGGTCTAGCGTGTAGGAAGCCGTACGGCCCACTTCATCCGGAACCACCAGCATATACATCGAATTACCACTCCGTTCATACCGATCCACAAACGGATCGCGGGCAAGCGTTTCCTTGTAGACATAATCCCCAAACAGCTTTTTCGTCTGGAAAAGATAATCAGCCGCCGGACGACGGGTTGTGTTATCGCCGTTGGCCAGACCAGATGTGCCAAACATACCCCCGCTAGAATTATCGTCGTACAACTGGTAAAAGAATACTTTCTCGATCCCCTGTCGGGCATACAATAAAGCCGTTCTCAGTATCCAGTCGCCCTGCGTTTCCAGGGCCGACTTGCTCCCGATGGGGATGGCCCGCAGCGGGCTTCCCTGGTTTACATCGTACCCAGCCTCCGTAATCCAGACTGGCATGTCGTAGGACTGCCGATGTGCCGTCTGACGGAAATCGTCAGCAATTTTATTGATCGGCGTCACTTCCGGAGCCGCTCCCCGCGTGGAGGTTCCACTCTGCGACGACGATGTGTTATCGGAATACATATGGTAGTTGATGATATCCCAGCACAGGTTAACCGAGCCATCGGCTCTGTAACCCCGGTACTGCTTGCACCAGTCGATCATCCC
It encodes:
- a CDS encoding GumC family protein: MTIQGLVRLLKQHLIWFILFPCLAGGTVYYFMRNETKVYKTKATLYTGLTSGYTLRSAQEGFQTDYSAVSNAFDNILTTLTSNQTLYYVGLNLLAEHLQLTKPSERELSAANFQMLQGAIPASFRQSLLRPGDLAYTRTRLDSLAKSSTDNPVRQLLIGSDTYYSADVIGKKLKANRRSGSDMLDLEYEGDDPAVVEQTLKLAISELNQRYTALKRGETNPVVGYYENKAKEAKRLLDNAEAKLKAFNVQHNVLNFEEELKTRSVTREALVAEYNQEVMRNQAAKAAMNALNQRMTQGGSLLKINTALTDKQAELTAAESQMITARTNGQPQAVLDKYQAKINQASDELKQIAQNYFAADNGSESVPKLKLVNEWLTKVLEYEESGARMGVVKKRLDDYQAESTTFTPLESEQRQLTRDMDIAEKEYLSLVQSLNQATTHRQDISIDGSLSVLDPPAFPLSAQLPKRLLFTAIAAGAGLVVALLLAAIRFWVDKRINSLEQAEQVLEKPMTAVFPLVKKFAANSRASRAAVGMFDQLGNAINIEIEHRRLSDHAPLITIFSMRSKQGKTWCAHGLARMYAESGEKVAYFYPRLTETDKSFEQDNIVFLPYEMHPNFMNVREPEELMINGDMPLMSTVNKIILELPALVGSPIPLYLVNQSAVSLMVLTVHTLWGRRDRELFGLYAKGVRHPMLIALNKVEGGDTDAPTLGDIEQGLVRTKRYTEPNLVVPGASGTPEKVLDRQPK
- a CDS encoding TolC family protein produces the protein MNRFRQFIRQWLLGLGLWATAATAMYGQVATPAPVSAKPVITPADGLSTDSLGFDFNKDIAVQLIPFEEIFKLALAYAPSVKFEGAVANSQAAAYRLAKLQVLQNFTGYANYSTGNQAILSTGTNVTDQLGQISNGYRAGVNVAISIHDLFGRSQQIRLAQANYEATLERRRTAEILLKRDVFNLYQDLILAQRILQIRLRDDQASLASFRIAEVELQKGKITPEAHSFNSNRYAETRSTVEQAKTSFVKSIYALELFVGVPIHQLKRN
- a CDS encoding glycosyltransferase, translating into MEQFDSIICLTQTPWTGDFQKAVVQLMTELSARHRVLFVDYMYTAKDLAAGRKEMPIRETLRLNTPLTKISTKHGGELYVWNPPLMLPINWLPAAAHDRLLRWNTNRLGSSLRAVMRQLGMRKPLIINAYNPVIGLPLLGKLNECATIYYCFDEITAAGDWMSKHGDRYEDEFIRRVDAVVTTSEALREDKSRLQPRTFCVKNGANFELFNRTRQLAQQQPPTKPVVGYLGSADNRIDAELMAYCAEKMPDVEFQFIGEVHDPTLTERLAPFPNVQFIPPHQPAELPPLLAKFSVGIIPFVCNKHTYTIYPLKINEYLAAGLPVVSTPFSILDEFAGIIELADRPDRFVDALRRALADTEEERIRQRVDMAQANSWEQRAREFDAVIQHVPKAWKQEQLVQ
- a CDS encoding O-antigen ligase family protein, translated to MPLSAISISSNLRSNQFWLFTLLGGIYTIAVGYFVSKLGVPGAVLTIVAPIALGLVILVFMEPRWGLFLYVQLSYIIGFTRFLLVQLPVGLLIDGLLFLTLFSLFLNGQRMEWTRLRTGAFALIAIWFLYTVIELINPEAPYRPAWFFHVRPFSLHWIIVACAVLVIPLTRRDVRIFVNTWLIWSFMAALWGFKQQYIGLSPAEVVWLNSGFNARTHMLFGQLRCFSFYSDAAQFGGEMAGVTLVALIRVFEEKTLPKKIAYTALTLVYFWGYAISGTRSALFVMVGGFAFYLLLKRDVLKLVIGMVLSVPLFLLLMYTSVGSSNYQVQRMRSAMTPMNDPSFILRLQNQAKLKAYLADLPFGAGIGTSTDMGARFSPWHWASQIPPDSWYVELWIETGRVGVALYIAMLVGLAGIGVYRVWQLKDPWMIKVMYAFLAEFVGMAIMGYSNPVLGQFPTSSIVFISTMLVASCNRWDTRPALSGPVNEERLLVKPKPYGAI
- a CDS encoding glycosyltransferase family 2 protein, producing MADIERKNTTPLISLITVNYNQAVVTCDLLESTRQLTYPNFEIIVVDNGSVEDPTERIKAGNYPHVRIIVSPENLGFSGGNNLGIQQAKGDYFFLLNNDTIVTPDLLEQLIKPFFQESTIGVCCPKIRYYDEPDVIQYAGYYPLNKYTGRTWAIGLMEPDQGQYDRAEPTHFAHGAAMLVSREVLDRVGSLDDSFFLYYEELDWSMRIRKAGYQIYYQPEALIYHRESMSVGKQNPMKVYYHTRNRLWFMRRNVETLPLLVFYTYYFGLALPKALLQYTLRWQPDYLKAVSDAVIWNLKHKVTETHSEGKPSPVAKPFDAMLTN